cccataaaatgtatttttaaaaaagatatagcaGCTTCTAATTACATGATCGAATCCACTCTTGGCCCTGGCCTACAAGTCTGGTATGGCTTGGCTGTTAACgtccccctaccccccccaccccaccccccaactcaggAGCCTTCTGTTTATTCTCAGAACCTACCAAACTCTGTCCCAGTAGCTCCCTCTGCCTATGAATGCTTTACCAGCTCTTTTCATCTCACTGGCCTCTAGTCACTTATGTCTGCAGCACGTGGGTTTTGGCTCAAGTGTCAACTCTTCAGAGACCCTTGATCTATCAAAGGTAGTCACCAGGTCACAGCTACCCTTCACACCTCAGTGGGACTGAACTAAGTCAGTGTACTTAACTGTGGTTTGCGATATACAATTAGCTCTTTTCTCTAAAGTCTGTGTATAAGTTTCAAAGGCCAAGGATAAGACACTCTTATCCATTTCCTACTTGTGATGTAAGTTCTTTCCTGTttcaagtctgcctctctcaccAAAGTGCATGCAGAAGAGCAGGAGCTTTGTACGTCTTTCTACTACTTTGTTCTGATTACTCTAACCAGCCCTGGAAGACTCTCCAATATTTGCTAAATAAACTATCCCCAGTGTTCTCGCAAACATAGGAGACAAGGAAGTATCTTTTCTTAGCAGTGAATCCATATTTTCAAGCTTGTCAAGATGCATCCTGCTGTCAAGTTTTCTTATCTTCAAAGACTTAATAAGATATTTTACAAACCAGAAGCCACAAATTATTGCATGTCTGTAGAGTAAAACTAGTAACAATCAAATGATTTACAATTTCTAAATGTAATAAAAACGTGTTTATTCACAACCCTTGAGAAGTTACCATTCCTTCAAAAAATTCTTTATGAACAAAATGCTGAGAAAGATTACAATAGTAGCTTATGCCAAACCAAAAATATACATATGATGTATACAAACTTTAAAAAGCACACAGGCAAAGTGAATAGGGATTACcttgaaaatattttcaatgaCACAGCCACAACTTAAATGATATTATAACAGACATAAATAATAGCATTTCCTAATATATTTACACATTGAAATTGtcatatttgtttttatgagataaaaaaagaaaataaaactataaatttGATTACCTAGCATTTCAAATATTAAAAGGGTCACAtggtttatatttatatttatttttatttttacagtacAGCAAGAACTTTAGGCTACTATTAATATCTGGACCTTCCCATATTTTTGAGAACATGCACTGTCATTgttgcaagaaaaagaaaaaaaaaacactaaggaaAAAACTGAAAACAATTTGCTTACTTAAATCATACTCCATCCTCAGTAGAATCAAGACAAGCAAACTAGGGAGTGTCTTTTATCCTTGGCCTTTGAAACTTATACACAGACTTTAGAGAAAAGAGCTAATTGTATATCACAAACCACAGTTAAGTACACTGACGTACTTAGTTCAGTCCCACTAGAATACCTTGTATTACAAGGCAAATGAAAGCTTAGTAAAATCAATGCATCCTTTCAGACCAGAAAGGGTTTATTTACTTTGAAATACCCGTATTACCTTTTCAGGTTTTCCTCTCTTAATAAATCATGCACAGAAAATATGTCCTGTGTTCAGCCTAAGACCATTtactggagatatatatatataatttaaatagaaACCTAGAAATGTAATACAGCAGTTATCCCGAAGTCAGTACTCATTTACAATAGCATGGAAAAGTGGAAAACCCAAGTATGTATATTTATGGTGTTTAATGTTACCTCTGATTGCCAGTGTTGTGTTCAAACTCTGAAACCTTATTTTTATCCTATCAGACCCTTTGTTCAGACTCAACTGACATTATCATAGGAGGATATCCAATGTGGGTGGACAGAAAACTAATATTCAGCATTTCTATAGGGTCATCTACTCAAATCAACTGTGCTTCCTACCCTATAATGAGATTGACATAAGTCACAGGAATAGTGCTGGAGAAGGGGACAGCATGGCTCTGCTCCTGGACTTGTCAGTCCCATCTAATGCTCCTTTCTCATCTGCTGAGAATGAATCCAaaatgtcttgatgtcttcataGTTAGCTACTGAAATAGACTCAGGAAAACACTCAAAGTAAACCTAATACAACGATTTTCAAGAGTGGTCATCTAAAGTAACTATGCAGGAATGCTCTACAGAAAAGAATTAAGGTCAATTTAATTGGTTACATGACAGACACACCACACTGATTCAGACAAGCAGAAGGCAGATGATGAAATTGCACTTAATTCTGAAGCAATTCAGATACACCCTACGacccctaatcttttttttttaaagtagtttattcccttttgttgcccttgttattttattgttgtagttattgatgttgtcgttgttggataggacagagagaaatggagagaggaagggaagacagagagggggagataaagatagacacctgcagacccgcttcaccgcttgagaagtgacccctgtgcaggtgaggagccgggggcttgaaccgggatccttacacctgtccttgggctttcgagccatatgcatttaacccgccgtgctaccgcccgactgccccaCACCCCCCCATCCTTTCTAATAAGCATTTACAACATGGTTTCTTACCTCCCTCTCCCAAAAAGGCTCAGCACAACCATTTATACATTCCAGTTGGCTTTTAGCATTTGGTCGTAACTGATCAACAGGACTTGGTCTCACCTTATCGTTTCTGTTGATCTGCCTCAAGTGGCTTGATGCTAGAATCAGACAGTTCTAACACAGGATTCACAAATCCAGAATACTCAGAATTGCCATTATTGTCCATTTCGGCACTAACAAAATCATTCTCCCACTCCAGCCCATTGGAATCGTCAGAGGCTGAAGTAGGGTGACTGCCAGCTTTCTTGCTGGTGTACTTAAGAGCAGCCCGGAGAATGTCTTCCTCCGTTTTGGAACGTTCTCTCATTGGGAGCATTCGATTCATTCCTGTTAGAGGAGGCATCAGAAAGCTCTGTGAGAACGAGAAAGCTGTAATAAAAGACTTTCCAGATCAACAATGTAGATTTGCCTTAATCAGACTTGATTTGGGAataaatttcttcttctagcgtttgccctgggAATAAATAGTCCTACAGAAGTCTTTATAAGGGAAATTCTAAAGGTCTAATCCATTAGTTTACACCCAGTAACATTTCTGACCCAACATTAATTATCCAGCCAGGTGAAATTTCTCAAGAGTCATGAATAAATAGACTATCTGGAGAACTTCAACTGCTATGGCCAGATCTTCAATGGTCAAATCCGTGTCTAGTAAAGTTCTTCTCAAAGCCGAGGACATTTCATTTCTAAGAGAATAATAACGCTAGTGGAATGACATTTACTTTGTCAGCACATTTTTGGTTCTAGTTAATGTTGTTTCACATATACTGCTGATTTAACCCTCACCAATTACACACAATTACATACAAACCCCTGATCCttagtccccccacacacacaccccacatacaCACCAGGTTGGGGTGATTGGTCAGTATAGGAGAGGGCAGTCGGGGATGAGAGAGGTTCCCCAAGAGGGTGGTCTTATTAACCAGTTGGCTTTGAAGTtgaagataaaaacaaacaaacaaacacagaccTGCATGCCATAAACCCCTCTTCCCAGCAAGCCATTATTTTAAATGTCTATCCTCTCCTACTGTTAGGGGGGCTTGAGAATGGAAGGTTGGACCCGCAAGTCTCCTCTCAGAGGGGTTGGTAAAGGGGAGGCAACGGCTGGTGTACAGATTCTAGTAGCTCTAGTGGGCTGTCTGCTTTCCACCTATGAAACGGGCCACTGGGAGCCATTCGCaaaagacaagacagaaagaaaaaacatctttttaaatgactttttaaaatccaGTTCTTTGGGAACCCTCTGTTGGGTATtgctaattactttttttttcccccttatcctgtttgtattttttcccttttaaaaaatccttttattattttttaaacagaattatttttaagttttttattttgttgggttgatttattattactattattattttgcactggggaaacagaggcagagagttcAGCCTGCTTACAAAATCTGTTCTTTAGTCTCTAGCACAACAGAATGGAGGCATTTCTAGGAAAACCTTTCTAGATCTAATTCTGAACAGAAGAAAATTGGTTAGCAAGGTGATATGTCAAAAATCTTAGAAGGAAAACCAGGTTCTTTTACTAGCAGAAGGAAagcagaaaagacagaaagaaacattgggggaaaaaaatcaaaatctagGACAAGAAAAGAGGTTATGATACCTCTAGACGGATCTTACAGAACCAGGTCCTAGagtaacaacagaacattaacttAGAAttattcagacacacacacacatactgtctctgtagataaaataaaaatatgagccAGACACTAAATTTTGTGAATTTTTACTTGGTTGAATCCTATGTCCAAGGGAAGTTGGTCTGTACATGAACCCGAAAGTAGGGTTCTAGTAGGTTCAGTCTTCCAGGTTAATAATTCGGTTAGTGACCTTGCAAGTCATATTATTACCAATCTGACTTGCATGTGATCTAGATGATAGAATCAGGAATTAAAAGGCCTGAAAGGCTTTAGAGCAAGTTGAGTAAGAAacttaacataaaaataaatttaagtttgTTGACTGAGATAAAATACACAGTGTGACtcagcctggttgagtgcatacagtgTCATTTtaggagacctgggttcaagtccctgacccccacctgcaggggaaagaggcttcacaaatgctgaagcaggtctccaggtgtctatttctctctctccttctatttctccccttacactctcaatttctttctgacctaataaaggaagaagaaatagaaacatACAGTGACATTAAGTACAGAGCTGGGGGGAGTTggtcagtagcgcagtgggttaagtgcacatggtgcaaagtgcaaggaccagcataaggatcccgatttgagcccccggctccccacctgcacgggggtcgcttcacaagcggtgaagcaggtctgcaggtgtctgtctttctctcccctctgtcttcccttcctctctccatttctctctgtcctatccaacaatgacaacatcaataacaataataataactacaacaacaataaaaagacaagggcaacaaaagggaaaataaataaaatttaaaaatttttttaaaaagtacagagaTGGGGCAACAGTGCTTAGCCAAGAAAATTTAAGTAAATTAAACTAAACTCTGATTAAATTATTCAGGTCCCTTGGACATGTTTCCTTATTTAGTGAAAAAACAAATGTCTTGACTAGGTGACATCTAAGGTCTACTCCACCTCAAGATTCAATAAAGTGTTTAAAGCttactattttttcttaaattcttaTATTCCATTCTATAATTGGCTATTTACTTTTGGATTGTCcatttctaaaacaaacaaacaaacacccattTTTCAGCTATGTGTTGAGTACTGGgtgttttatataaaatttatctGACCCTAACATTTCAACATCTGCTCAAGTACTTATTGCCCACCTACTAGGTGTCAGGCATTTTTAGACCAGAGTATGTAAAGAAGCTAACAATTGACAGTGCTTCAAGCTGTTAAAGAAACTTTGGTATTATTAGGTTGCCCACAAGGGGGCAGTAATTTTCCCTACTGAGTGGTTTCATGGGCTGGATTCTGACTTAAAATGAGAAATTAGCATTTAATTTCTGACTTTCAAGAAACATTATAAATGAAGCAGCTTTCTAAATAATTAATCAACAAATGACAGTCATGAAGACAGAGTCTTAAGAAATTTTTGTACTGACAATTTTCACACCCTTGCATTCAGTTTAAATAGAGTAAAAATGGTGTAGTTTCCTGTCAGACTGCACACATGAACATAAGCATTTCCTGTCAGACTGCACACATGAACATAAGCATTTCCTGTCAGACTGCACACATGAACATAAGCATTTCCTGTCAGACTGCACACATGAACATAAGCATTTCCTGTCAGACTGCACACATGAACATAAGCATTTCCTGTCAGACTGCACACATGAACATAAGCATTTCCTGTCAGACTGCACACATGAACATAAGCATTTCCTGTCAGACTGCACACATGAACATAAGCATTTCCATTGCAGTGGAATTCTAAAAGCGATACCTTCTTCATCTTCCCACTCCAGATCTAAGGACGTGCTGTCATCATTCCCACTCGTTGACTTAGTTTTGGTCATCAAATCACAACTGCTTTCTGTGTTTGGTGTCAAAACTGTGGCATCTGATGACAGTCCTAGAATATACACCCAACACAAGTAAATGTGGTTCCCTGTCATCTTTCATGGTAACCATTTATTCTGCaatctctctcttaaatatatatattgggtgggggtagatggcataatggttatgcaaagagactctcatgcctgaggctctgaagtcctaggttcaatcccccacaccacaataagccagagctgtacagtgctctggtgtttctctttctctctctgcatctctctcaaaaataaaatactttatatgtatatatttatatatattactataacTTTAAATACCACAAGATGTACTCAATGAACTCCATGCATTGGCGATTGTGTTAGAGACAGTACAGAGggcctttgttattttataacatagtaagcacacacattcagaTGAACTACAACCTTTCCAGATATAATGGACTGTAGGCAATAAACTTAATAGCCAATTTTAATAGGGGTGGCCAAAAAAAACAATTGAAAAAAGTTTAATGATAAAACAAGTGAAAATTATTTACACTTTCAAAAGGTACAAAAGATCGGGCTTCTCCAACTTGGAGGCTCATTTAATCGTGAAACAGCTATCTGTAATCAGTCTCTATATTAATTCCTCCAGCTTCCCTGTTGTTTGCTGGGAGATGAAGACTAGGGAAGGGAATGCCTGATTCCCTACCTACTTTCTATTGAAACAGTTGTGACCTTTCTTTCCAggtatggaaggaaggaagatactgTGCGGCTGAGGGCTAGTTAATTAACATAGGAGAGCAGTGGTCGTTGATGGGTGGAAGTTCTTCAAGAGAAATCGAGCCAGGGAAGCCGATTATCTGAACAATGTGATGGGAAGTAAATTTAAAATGTACACAGAATGTTTAGAAGGACTTACTACTACTCCGAAACACTTCATACTGTGACTTTATGTTTCTCAAACAAGATTCAAAGTCATCCTCTGGTCCTGAACTGCAATGAAAgtgaaattttttataaaaatacattCAGAGATTCATAGTAGGTGCATTATAATGCCTGGATAAGTTACAGCAAGTACTGGTGGTATTTGCTATGAAAGTCTACCCCCAAATTAAAATCTACCCACAATTACTGTAtaattaaagtaaattaaaaccAATGAAAGAGCATTTGTTTTTCTCAGTGCCAGTAACAAACTGAGGATAATATGATATTGGTTAACTGTGAAGTCAAATCTCCAAGCTTTACAAAGTCCCAGCTTGCAAGCTGCAGTCACAAAGAACTGACAAATTCCTCTAACCAGTAAGAAACACTTGTGGAAATTTGACAGTGGAATGTGTCTTCTAGGGGCGGGGTGGTAGCGCACCCTATTGaacatgcatgttacagtgcacaaggacctgggttcaagctcccggttcccAACTGCgagggggtgggagggcaggggggaagcttcatgagcagtcaagcagggctgcaggtctctttctccctatctcccccttccctcacaatttctctgtctctattcaaaataaataaataaatttttaaagtttgtCTTCCAAAAACTGATCACATGTAAACTTTTCTTATAATGACAGGGAGGGGTTAAGCAAAAAACACAACCATGGCACAAAGACATTCACTGTGTTATTGTATCCTTTCCCCTAAGGAAGATATGGCCACTCTTAAAAATGTAATAAAGGTCAATTTAATATGTGTTCATCAGTtcccaacataaaaaaaaaaacaaactcaagtACTCATGTTCTTTATAAGAGTTTCtttgagaaacacacacacacagacagctaGAGGTGAACTGTGCTATTTTTTGAAATaacaacttttaaattttttaattatctttatttattggatagagacagccagaaattatgagggaagggggtgatagagaggaagagagacagaaagacacctgcagcactgcttcaccacttgcaaagctttccccctgcaagcctgggtccttgtacattgtaacatgtgcgctcaaccaggtgtgccaccacctgggaccGATATAACATCTTTTTACCACCAAAGACAGTTATGTTTCACTGTTTACCTTTGACAGTCGCCACTGTTGGAAGGCTGATAGCAGTGCACAACTCTCTGCCTTTCTTGCTTTGGAGACATAATGCAATATAAAAATCACTTTGTTGTACAATTACAGATTTTTAAACCACTCATGCAATGCCCACAAGTTTCTTTTCTAGTTTCTAGAGAGAAAACCAAAAGAAAATCACTCTACTGGAGGTCCCCCCATTAGCTTCATCACTATGCACATCTATTCATACAAATCCTCCTATTTACCAGTGGATTCTCTCTCAGATTATTGATAGTGACTAGAAGAAACAGCTGTAAAAACAGGTATTTCTGTCTGTGTCCTTAACATTTTTCTTCTGTATCTTAGATCATCTCATAACCAGAAGGAGGaaggacatgaaaaaaaaaaagttgtaacagTACAGAGTACTATTCGAGGTGAATGAAGGAGTAACAAAACAAAGTTCAGAGTACCCAGCTCAGCTGACTAGAAAGCAGCAGCAGGATTTGGAAGGTGAGTCCCTCAAACAATGGTTGGCTATAGGCCCCTGGCATGCCATCATTTTTTCTTTACCTGTCAATTGCAGCTGGTGGCAGTGGAGCTCTAGCTCAGTCATGGGGCTACTATGAAAACCATTATCTGTACTGGTTTGCGTCAGTGCCTGGCGTCTAGACCTTTACATGTCCCCTTATCGGTATTTAGCCAAAGGGCACAGCCAGAGAACCAGAATATGAGTGCATTTAGTCCTTAGAAGGCAAGCTGGAGTGAATTCGTTATAGTAAAAAGAGCTGTTCACAGTATAACCAGGATACTTTGACTTCTGCATAGAAGACAGGTCATTTTAAAACTTTCCCACTATTTAgaacttacttaaaaaaaaaaacaaaacagaaaggaggGACACAGACTACAAAGAAATGACCTAACAGTATTACAGACTGTGACGGACACAAGTTTCCTGTTTCTCTTAAGTTACGCAGTGGTTTGTGACGTGGTCTTCATACTACAGCCAACACCTCGGTTGAGAATTCACACACAGGCAGAACCTGTAGGCAGACACTGAGCCAGTTCTGACGAGCCACTGCTATGTGGG
The DNA window shown above is from Erinaceus europaeus chromosome 2, mEriEur2.1, whole genome shotgun sequence and carries:
- the AP1AR gene encoding AP-1 complex-associated regulatory protein isoform X1; this translates as MGNCCWTQCFGLLRKEAGRLQRAGGGGGSKYFRTCSRGEHLTIEFENLVESDEGESPGSNHRPLTEEEIVDLRERHYDSIAEKQRDVDMKIQKELALQEEKLRLEEEALYAAQREAARAAKQRKLLEQERQRVVHCYQPSNSGDCQSSGPEDDFESCLRNIKSQYEVFRSSRLSSDATVLTPNTESSCDLMTKTKSTSGNDDSTSLDLEWEDEEGMNRMLPMRERSKTEEDILRAALKYTSKKAGSHPTSASDDSNGLEWENDFVSAEMDNNGNSEYSGFVNPVLELSDSSIKPLEADQQKR
- the AP1AR gene encoding AP-1 complex-associated regulatory protein isoform X3; protein product: MGNCCWTQCFGLLRKEAGRLQRAGGGGGSKYFRTCSRGEHLTIEFENLVESDEGESPGSNHRPLTEEEIVDLRERHYDSIAEKQRDVDMKIQKELALQEEKLRLEEEALYAAQREAARAAKQRKLLEQERQRVVHCYQPSNSGDCQSSGPEDDFESCLRNIKSQYEVFRSSRMNRMLPMRERSKTEEDILRAALKYTSKKAGSHPTSASDDSNGLEWENDFVSAEMDNNGNSEYSGFVNPVLELSDSSIKPLEADQQKR
- the AP1AR gene encoding AP-1 complex-associated regulatory protein isoform X2; translated protein: MGNCCWTQCFGLLRKEAGRLQRAGGGGGSKYFRTCSRGEHLTIEFENLVESDEGESPGSNHRPLTEEEIVDLRERHYDSIAEKQRDVDMKIQKEQERQRVVHCYQPSNSGDCQSSGPEDDFESCLRNIKSQYEVFRSSRLSSDATVLTPNTESSCDLMTKTKSTSGNDDSTSLDLEWEDEEGMNRMLPMRERSKTEEDILRAALKYTSKKAGSHPTSASDDSNGLEWENDFVSAEMDNNGNSEYSGFVNPVLELSDSSIKPLEADQQKR